The following proteins are encoded in a genomic region of Vidua macroura isolate BioBank_ID:100142 chromosome 10, ASM2450914v1, whole genome shotgun sequence:
- the CAB39 gene encoding calcium-binding protein 39 — MPFPFGKSHKSPADIVKNLKESMAVLEKQDISDKKAEKATEEVSKNLVAMKEILYGTNEKEPQTEAVAQLAQELYNSGLLSTLVADLQLIDFEGKKDVAQIFNNILRRQIGTRTPTVEYICTQQNILFMLLKGYESPEIALNCGIMLRECIRHEPLAKIILWSEQFYDFFRYVEMSTFDIASDAFATFKDLLTRHKLLSAEFLEQHYDRFFSEYEKLLHSENYVTKRQSLKLLGELLLDRHNFTIMTKYISKPENLKLMMNLLRDKSRNIQFEAFHVFKVFVANPNKTQPILDILLKNQTKLIEFLSKFQNDRTEDEQFNDEKTYLVKQIRDLKRPAQQEA; from the exons ATGCCATTCCCCTTTGGCAAGTCGCACAAGTCTCCTGCAGACATAGTGAAAAACCTGAAGGAGAGCATGGCAGTTCTAGAAAAACAAGACATCTCTgacaaaaaggcagaaaag GCGACAGAGGAGGTCTCAAAAAACCTTGTTGCCATGAAAGAAATCTTGTATGGCACAAATGAAAAGGAGCCCCAAACAGAAGCTGTGGCACAGCTTGCTCAGGAGCTATACAACAGTGGTCTTCTTAGTACCCTAGTAGCTGACTTGCAGCTCATTGATTTTGAG GGCAAGAAAGATGTTGCGCAAATTTTCAACAACATTCTCAGAAGACAAATTGGTACAAGAACTCCCACAGTTGAATACATCTGCACTCAACAGAATATCTTATTCATGCTATTAAAAGG GTACGAATCTCCAGAAATTGCTCTAAATTGTGGGATAATGCTTAGAGAATGCATCCGGCATGAACCGCTAGCTAAAATCATCTTGTGGTCAGAGCAGTTCTACGACTTCTTCAGATACGTGGAAATGTCAACGTTTGACATCGCGTCTGATGCATTCGCCACCTTCAAG GATTTGCTTACAAGACACAAGTTGTTAAGTGCAGAATTTTTGGAACAACATTACGATAGG TTCTTCAGTGAATATGAGAAGTTACTTCATTCAGAAAATTATGTGACAAAGAGACAGTCACTTAAG CTTCTCGGTGAATTGTTACTGGACAGGCACAACTTCACAATTATGACAAAGTACATCAGTAAACCTGAAAATCTCAAACTAATGATGAACCTTCTACGAGACAAGAGTCGTAACATCCAGTTCGAGGCCTTCCATGTGTTCAAG gtGTTTGTAGCCAATCCTAACAAGACACAGCCTATATTAGACATCCTTCTAAAGAACCAGACCAAACTCATTGAGTTCCTCAGCAAGTTTCAGAATGACAGGACCGAGGATGAACAATTTAATGATGAGAAGACCTATTTAGTTAAACAGATCAGGGATTTGAAGAGACCAGCGCAGCAAGAAGCTTAA